TGTTTGGGCATGAGAGGGCTGATGGCTGATGGAACCCGTGGTTTCTGGGCATGCCTTATCCTTGGGGCCCTGATCAAGTTGGAATTCCTAGTTTGCATTTGCAGCACACCATGTGATCACTTAATTCAACCCGCGTTTCCTGGTCTGCATTTTGCTGTGGGCAGTACCTGGTTCAACTTTCAACTGAGGCAGCTGATTCTGACCCATCCAATTTGACCCCTAAATGGACTAAAATTGTAGGGGCGGCTATATGATTGGAATTTAACCAGAAATCATCATGATGTATGATGCTGAAATTTTGTCCTGTTGTGTGTATATAATTCAGCTTACTTTGCAGGACCAGACCTTCTAAAGCAGTATATTAGATAAAACATTCCCTATTAAAATGCAATCACAAGTAGTACATTCTTCTTTGGGACATACTGGGTAAGATCATTCCAATGAAGAGGCGCATTCAGAAATCAACGGAAAGGTGCATCAACATGAAAGCATTCTGAGGTAATGGCAACTTACAAGTATTTCAGAAATGACTTCCAGCCCTCAGCAGATCTCCGAAATGCTTTGTCCTTGTGCCAAATAATCTGCAGCCAATAGTTATACCAGGTTTAGCAATTTGAGCAAAGCTCTGTACCAAGATCTGTCAACTGATGGCTTACTAAGCATTCTGCTTTGCTACCAGTGTATCATTATATGACTGTGAATCTTAGGTTCTAGTGAGCAGAAGAGCAAAGGCAGAGGTCAGAAGCAATCCTCCACAGTGATTTGAGAAACTGGGCAGTTTATTCCCAGGTAAACATCAAATAGCTGTATGTTGTACTCCTCCTCATAAGCgagtcaacaacaacaacaacaacaacaacaaagccttcccaagcaagttggggtaggctagaggtgaaacccataagatctcgcaaccaactcatggctctggcacatggatagcaagcttccatgcacccctgtccatagctagctcttcggtgataccccaatccttcaggtctctcttaacagaCCATACCAGCCCTCCTCATAAGCGAGtaactttaaaaaaatgtttgcattgTTATCTACTGCTAATGAGAGGGCCTGGCAAATTTGAAACCCTCACCAGTGTGCAGTGGAGAAGGTGGCCGAGCCACCGTGCGGTGCACGTACGACGCATAGACCAGAAACGCGCCCAACGCCATCGCCAATTGCCCAGTGGTGGGCCCATTGACATGTGCAGCGGAATAGGTAGCTCagacgcagcggcggcggcggcgccagtcTTCCAGGCAAAGGCGAGAGATCTAATATGATCGATGATTACATCATCCAGTTGAACTGATTCAAGAGGACATATGCAATTATCTATTTTCCCAACTTATAAATGACACATTACATTCAACAACTGAACTAGAATAAAAACACTACTAAGAAGTCAGAACGCAAAATATCCAGGCACAAATCTCTGATCAATTCATATTTGCTTttccaataatcatggcaaaaagggAATGGTAAACATAAGTGGACAAGTTTCCTGCTATTGTTGCCTGAAATAGCTTATCCACACACAGAGTGCTGATGCTGAAGAACATCACTAGTCAGCATCAATAAGATACTGACACCTACTTCCTTCAGAAAAGATGGCGAAGACACTAGGATACAACACCATAATACATATGAAACCTTACACTAAAGTTGCAAAATTATCCATTCGTGACCTATATACTCCCTCTCAGACTATCACAAACAACAAACCAACAACTACAGATCCAACAGATTTCTGCTTCCAAATGCTAGTCAACAACACAGAAAAAGGCTAGCAGTAGCAACCGATCAATTTGCAATCTACATACTTTACTTTCCAACTACAATGAGGATAACTGGAACAATGTCACCTTGAAGTCCACACCAGGCTATGCCTAGGCCGGGAACGGGAACCTCATTCCAACCGAAATGTGCATGCACATTGTGAGGCATAAGGTGAAGATGGCCATGGACTTGGCGCTCAGGTACTTCACGGCGACAAGACCCCTTTCAGTGATTTCGTCCCGGGCAACGACAATGCTCTTTCGTGCACCAGCCAACACCCGTTGAGTCGAGAACTCGAGGAATGACCGGACAATCTCAGCGGTGACCCTGCCGGTGACATCCAGCACAAACCTCCGGTTGCTTGGCATGGCCAACGTGGTCGATACTCTCTCCATTACACAGCTAGGACCTGAATTAAAGACCTCTTGCACCACTGCTGCTTCAGCCCGAGAAATGGAGGCCTCCTTTGTGACCTGCCGCGAGGTCCTGACAAAGGTCTCGACGGCGCCGTTGCAGACGGACACGAGCAGGTCCTTGAGCTTGACGTCGTGCTTGGGGTTAGAGAAGCCGGCGAGCACCTGGTCGGAGGTGCGCACGGCCGCGGTCCCGTCGAGGTAGGCGGCGACGGCGGTGCTGACAAACACccggacgagctccgcggcggcctccttgcccCTGTCGCTGCACAGCGCGGCGAGCCAGTCGGGCTGGCCAGGGGCGCGGGGCCGGGCCTCGGGATCACGGCAGGAGAGCACGAGGTTCCTGGCGAAGCTCCCGAGGACGGCGGAGGCGAACCCGGCGCCGTCGGGGGAGAGGAGGCGGTCCAAGATCCGGTCTTGCAGCGGCGGGGAGGAAGGATCCGGGGCCCGGTGGGAGGAGAAGGCGCGGAGGGCCCCCGAGGCGAGCGACTCGGAGAGcgccgaggcggcggaggagacGTGGTCGGAGGCGGCGAGCTTGGAGAGCTGGCGCAGGCTGCGGGGCACCTGGTCGGAGTCGGAGCGGAGGAAGTCGGCCAGGTCGGAGCCGGCCTGCGAGAGCGCGTCGGCGAGGGAGAGCGCCGCGGCgatgcggcggcggtggtggaggtaGAGGCGGTAGAGGCCGT
Above is a window of Triticum dicoccoides isolate Atlit2015 ecotype Zavitan chromosome 5B, WEW_v2.0, whole genome shotgun sequence DNA encoding:
- the LOC119311460 gene encoding protein PHLOEM PROTEIN 2-LIKE A10-like, which produces MDALAPTPTRRRLLAGAAAATACYGLYRLYLHHRRRIAAALSLADALSQAGSDLADFLRSDSDQVPRSLRQLSKLAASDHVSSAASALSESLASGALRAFSSHRAPDPSSPPLQDRILDRLLSPDGAGFASAVLGSFARNLVLSCRDPEARPRAPGQPDWLAALCSDRGKEAAAELVRVFVSTAVAAYLDGTAAVRTSDQVLAGFSNPKHDVKLKDLLVSVCNGAVETFVRTSRQVTKEASISRAEAAVVQEVFNSGPSCVMERVSTTLAMPSNRRFVLDVTGRVTAEIVRSFLEFSTQRVLAGARKSIVVARDEITERGLVAVKYLSAKSMAIFTLCLTMCMHISVGMRFPFPA